The Methanohalophilus portucalensis genome window below encodes:
- the pstC gene encoding phosphate ABC transporter permease subunit PstC, with product MFHRRLKEKGIEIGLFLAAATTVVVLLFICIFLFRDGYLLFETSSFTGFITGSSWYTASTPPRFGILPLLFGSFLVTAGAIAIAVPLGVAAAIYISELASPKIADLLKPFIEILAGIPSVVYGFFGLIVLVPLIKDIFDIPTGQTALTGSIMLAMMALPTIISISEDSINAVPQALKEGSLALGSTQWQTIYKVTLPAALSGISAAVILGVGRAIGETMTVLMVTGNMAIIPGFPEGFLDPVRTMTATIALEMGEVPKGSPHFHALFAVGSVLFITTFIINMVADQIKRKYKLKEGL from the coding sequence GGCAACGACTGTCGTTGTCCTTCTCTTCATTTGTATTTTTCTTTTCCGAGATGGATACCTGTTATTCGAAACAAGTTCTTTTACTGGTTTCATAACCGGTAGTTCATGGTACACCGCTTCAACACCGCCACGTTTTGGAATACTCCCCCTTTTATTCGGCTCATTTCTGGTCACAGCAGGCGCAATCGCCATAGCTGTACCCCTGGGTGTTGCTGCAGCAATATATATTTCAGAGTTGGCAAGCCCAAAAATCGCCGACTTATTGAAACCATTCATTGAAATCCTTGCAGGTATACCTTCTGTTGTATACGGTTTCTTTGGTCTGATAGTCCTTGTCCCCCTTATAAAAGATATTTTTGATATACCCACAGGTCAAACAGCCCTTACAGGTTCTATAATGCTTGCAATGATGGCACTACCCACAATAATTTCAATTTCCGAAGATTCCATTAATGCGGTACCACAGGCACTTAAAGAAGGTTCGTTAGCCCTGGGAAGTACACAATGGCAGACAATTTATAAAGTAACATTGCCGGCTGCCCTTTCCGGAATATCCGCCGCAGTGATATTGGGAGTAGGCAGAGCAATCGGTGAAACAATGACAGTATTGATGGTAACAGGTAACATGGCCATAATACCTGGATTCCCCGAGGGATTTCTTGATCCTGTCAGGACAATGACAGCAACTATTGCACTTGAAATGGGAGAAGTGCCTAAAGGCAGCCCGCATTTCCATGCATTGTTTGCAGTTGGTTCTGTATTGTTTATTACGACCTTCATAATAAATATGGTTGCAGATCAAATAAAGAGAAAATATAAACTCAAGGAGGGGCTCTGA
- the pstA gene encoding phosphate ABC transporter permease PstA, translated as MDSKTTEKLAFGFLRACIWIVVAFVAILILYIVIQGYSIMSWEFLTEMPKNRMTEGGIYPALIGTAHLVAISMAVAIPLGVLSAIYLNEYAKESRSTWIIEMAINNLAGTPSVVFGLFGLALFVKYLAFKPSIISASLTLSLLILPVVIRASKEALITVPQAHREASLALGVTKWKTISSIVLPEALPGIVTGIILSIGRVAGETAPIMFTGAAFFLPRLPESVFSQFMALPYHLYILATSGLNPMETRHIQYGTALVLLILVLLINSIAIIIRKHYRKKLHR; from the coding sequence TTGGACTCAAAAACTACTGAAAAATTAGCATTTGGTTTCCTCAGAGCATGTATATGGATTGTTGTTGCATTTGTAGCAATCCTTATACTCTACATTGTAATACAGGGATACAGCATAATGAGCTGGGAATTCCTGACTGAGATGCCCAAAAACCGGATGACTGAAGGTGGCATCTATCCCGCTTTGATAGGAACGGCACATCTTGTTGCCATATCCATGGCTGTCGCAATTCCCCTTGGCGTTCTTTCAGCTATATACCTAAATGAATATGCAAAGGAAAGCCGTTCAACCTGGATCATTGAAATGGCAATCAACAATCTTGCCGGCACCCCTTCCGTAGTATTCGGATTGTTCGGATTGGCATTGTTTGTCAAATATTTAGCATTTAAACCTTCAATTATCTCGGCATCCCTTACCCTTTCCCTCTTGATATTGCCAGTTGTAATCAGAGCAAGCAAAGAAGCCCTGATAACCGTTCCTCAGGCACACAGGGAAGCTTCTCTTGCCCTTGGCGTAACAAAATGGAAGACCATAAGTAGTATAGTATTACCAGAAGCATTACCCGGAATAGTAACCGGAATTATCCTGAGTATTGGCAGGGTTGCAGGTGAAACAGCCCCCATAATGTTCACAGGTGCAGCTTTCTTCTTACCACGTCTGCCGGAGTCTGTATTTTCACAATTCATGGCTTTGCCCTATCATTTGTATATACTGGCTACCTCCGGCCTCAACCCTATGGAAACCAGACACATACAGTACGGAACTGCTCTTGTGTTACTGATATTGGTACTGCTCATAAACAGCATAGCAATTATTATCAGAAAACATTACAGGAAAAAACTTCACAGATAA
- the pstB gene encoding phosphate ABC transporter ATP-binding protein PstB, translating into MSEINDFADIEVEDLNLWYGSNQALQDINIKIPSKSVTALIGPSGCGKSTFLRCINRMNDLIKVCHIEGRVKIDNKNIYDEDVDVVELRKKVGMVFQKPNPFPMSVFDNIAYGPKIHKVPKKDIKGIVDKTLQDSALYGEVSDRLDSSALDLSGGQQQRLCIARTMAVEPEIILFDEPCSALDPISTNKIEDLILELKKDYTIVIVTHNMQQAARISDYTAFFLMGKIIEFGETNQIFENPREKRTEDYITGRFG; encoded by the coding sequence ATGAGTGAAATTAATGATTTCGCAGACATAGAGGTTGAGGATCTCAACCTATGGTATGGATCCAACCAAGCCCTCCAGGACATAAATATTAAAATCCCCAGCAAAAGTGTAACCGCCCTTATAGGTCCTTCAGGATGTGGAAAATCCACCTTCCTGCGCTGTATAAACCGGATGAATGATCTTATAAAAGTATGTCATATCGAAGGCAGAGTGAAAATCGACAATAAAAACATCTACGATGAAGATGTGGATGTAGTTGAACTCAGAAAGAAGGTTGGCATGGTTTTCCAGAAACCAAACCCATTTCCCATGTCAGTTTTTGATAATATTGCCTATGGTCCAAAAATCCACAAAGTTCCCAAAAAAGACATAAAGGGAATTGTTGATAAAACCCTGCAGGATTCAGCTCTTTACGGAGAAGTATCTGACAGGCTGGATTCATCAGCCCTGGACCTCAGCGGAGGACAGCAGCAGAGACTCTGCATTGCAAGGACCATGGCCGTAGAACCGGAGATAATTCTTTTTGATGAGCCATGCAGTGCCCTTGATCCCATATCTACAAATAAGATCGAAGACCTGATTCTTGAATTGAAGAAAGATTACACAATTGTAATTGTTACCCACAATATGCAGCAAGCGGCCAGAATTTCTGACTACACCGCATTTTTCCTTATGGGAAAAATAATCGAGTTTGGAGAAACAAACCAGATATTTGAAAATCCCAGGGAAAAACGTACTGAAGATTACATCACGGGAAGATTCGGGTGA
- the phoU gene encoding phosphate signaling complex protein PhoU, whose protein sequence is MVREKYHAELDELKENISDMSAVSQEMFRKSIKALANIDKELAQEIIEMDHTVNDFEEKVETRITRLLALQQPIASDLRLITASYRISIDLERMGDLAVDVAKRIKKMDAEKALSISECKPIISTCEEMIEQSIKAYSELDTELAKDITSKDDIVDRNVYAGWQDLVQMMIDNSTVIENAVEMMFVLRYLERIADHTCNICESIVYIATAKRVDLN, encoded by the coding sequence ATGGTTCGTGAGAAATACCACGCTGAACTAGATGAACTAAAAGAAAACATCTCTGATATGAGCGCCGTATCCCAGGAAATGTTCAGGAAGTCTATAAAGGCACTTGCAAATATTGATAAAGAACTTGCTCAGGAAATCATTGAAATGGATCATACAGTAAATGATTTTGAAGAGAAAGTTGAAACCCGTATCACAAGATTACTGGCATTACAGCAGCCAATTGCCAGTGACCTGCGACTTATAACGGCTTCTTATCGAATATCAATCGATCTGGAAAGAATGGGTGATCTGGCAGTGGATGTAGCCAAAAGAATAAAAAAGATGGATGCTGAGAAGGCTCTTTCAATTTCTGAATGTAAACCTATTATATCCACATGTGAAGAAATGATAGAACAATCCATAAAAGCCTATTCTGAATTGGATACTGAGCTGGCAAAAGATATCACTTCAAAAGATGACATCGTCGACAGGAATGTCTACGCAGGCTGGCAGGATCTGGTCCAGATGATGATCGACAACTCAACTGTTATTGAAAATGCAGTGGAAATGATGTTTGTTCTCAGGTATCTGGAACGCATTGCAGACCATACATGCAACATATGTGAAAGTATTGTATACATTGCAACCGCTAAAAGGGTCGATCTTAACTGA
- a CDS encoding methanogenesis marker 9 domain-containing protein, protein MTQELFDLNIGYIHFKNPVAIAPMAGITDSSFVNSYGKSAALVVMGGYNLDEKTNAAACELIERGRKEFVSQEPIEYITKELKAVDFDGTVGINLRSSELKPLLDVAKIIRDAGALMELDAHCRQSEMKEAGVGEALMEDLPRLTDWIRQIKETGVVLSVKIRANVVDDIQLAKAIESAGADIIHIDAMKKGASADLDAIRRVRDATRIFLIGNNSIQSFDDAKEMFSRGADMVSVGRQAMDSPEIIDSLVEAVSEFQEITGWYNAPKHICRGQGDMRGLTFCCLPVKPCAVNNKAKQLGFSPREFANLKMEFVKGTPLEYGDSTCFGSLAWCCKITKPCFMRDGVLDLIDLSPQEYMKLKKQMADYILDHAKEK, encoded by the coding sequence GTGACCCAAGAACTTTTTGATCTAAATATAGGATACATCCATTTCAAAAATCCAGTCGCCATCGCTCCAATGGCGGGTATTACAGACAGCTCATTCGTAAACAGTTATGGCAAAAGTGCCGCACTTGTGGTAATGGGCGGATACAACCTTGATGAGAAAACCAATGCTGCAGCATGTGAGCTCATAGAAAGAGGAAGAAAAGAATTCGTATCACAGGAGCCTATCGAATATATCACAAAAGAGCTAAAAGCCGTTGATTTCGATGGGACAGTGGGAATAAACCTGCGCAGCAGTGAACTTAAACCCTTACTTGATGTGGCAAAAATCATCAGGGATGCTGGTGCATTAATGGAACTGGATGCACACTGCCGCCAATCTGAAATGAAAGAAGCAGGAGTTGGAGAGGCCCTAATGGAAGACCTCCCACGCCTTACAGACTGGATAAGGCAGATAAAAGAAACTGGTGTCGTGCTTTCTGTTAAAATCAGGGCTAATGTTGTTGATGACATACAACTTGCAAAAGCAATTGAAAGTGCAGGTGCCGATATTATCCATATCGATGCCATGAAAAAAGGTGCAAGTGCCGACCTTGATGCCATACGCCGTGTAAGGGATGCAACACGTATATTCCTGATAGGCAATAATTCGATACAGAGCTTTGATGATGCAAAGGAGATGTTTTCCAGAGGTGCAGATATGGTATCTGTGGGAAGACAGGCAATGGACTCCCCGGAAATTATAGATTCCCTTGTAGAGGCTGTTTCTGAATTTCAGGAAATTACTGGCTGGTATAATGCTCCAAAACATATTTGCAGAGGACAGGGCGATATGCGAGGACTAACGTTCTGTTGCCTCCCGGTAAAGCCCTGTGCTGTAAATAATAAGGCCAAACAACTGGGTTTCAGTCCCCGGGAATTTGCAAACCTGAAAATGGAATTTGTAAAAGGTACCCCCCTTGAATACGGTGACAGTACCTGCTTTGGCAGTCTTGCATGGTGTTGTAAAATCACAAAACCATGTTTCATGAGAGATGGTGTGCTGGATCTTATAGATCTCTCCCCACAAGAGTACATGAAACTCAAAAAACAAATGGCTGACTACATCCTCGACCACGCCAAAGAAAAATAA
- a CDS encoding triphosphoribosyl-dephospho-CoA synthase yields MNACYKIQPSEVARSAQLAMILEVSASPKPGNIDRTHDYVDTRYEHFLASATGVYPVFERAVSGKEKIGELLKEAVLESNKWQKGGNTHFGAFLLLLPLTKAAGQLSQENEKFDMNKIVERAHLIVKHTDVEDSINFYQAFGKANVCVQDVEDLDLNDSDSITNLRKNQTSLFELMEISENYDMIANEWTNGFELCCRCSEHITDLMEGKGICTDINCSIVYTFLKLLSNNPDTFIQTKFNRETAVEVSEKATSIATQIETSGYEATLPSIIELDEELLKKKINPGSTADIIIGGLFLSIIGGMRF; encoded by the coding sequence ATGAACGCCTGTTACAAAATACAGCCCTCCGAAGTTGCCCGAAGTGCCCAGCTTGCAATGATACTGGAGGTATCGGCATCACCCAAACCCGGAAATATCGACAGGACACATGATTATGTCGATACACGTTATGAGCATTTCCTCGCATCTGCAACAGGCGTTTATCCAGTATTTGAAAGGGCTGTTTCCGGAAAAGAAAAGATAGGGGAATTGCTTAAAGAAGCTGTGCTTGAAAGCAATAAATGGCAAAAGGGGGGAAACACACATTTCGGTGCGTTCCTACTCCTTCTTCCCCTGACAAAAGCTGCAGGTCAGCTGAGTCAGGAAAATGAAAAGTTTGATATGAACAAAATCGTTGAGAGAGCCCACTTGATAGTTAAACACACAGATGTAGAGGACTCGATTAATTTCTATCAGGCTTTTGGAAAAGCAAATGTCTGCGTACAGGATGTAGAGGATCTTGATCTCAACGATTCGGATTCCATCACAAACTTAAGGAAAAATCAAACCAGCCTTTTCGAATTGATGGAAATATCCGAAAACTACGACATGATAGCTAATGAGTGGACCAATGGTTTTGAACTGTGCTGCCGGTGCAGCGAACATATCACTGACCTTATGGAAGGAAAAGGGATTTGTACAGACATAAATTGCTCCATTGTTTACACTTTTCTCAAGTTATTGTCGAATAATCCCGATACATTCATACAGACTAAATTCAACCGGGAAACTGCAGTTGAGGTTTCAGAAAAGGCAACCTCTATTGCCACACAGATAGAAACATCAGGCTATGAAGCAACCCTTCCTTCAATAATTGAACTTGATGAAGAGTTACTCAAAAAGAAAATAAATCCCGGTTCAACTGCAGATATAATTATTGGGGGGCTTTTCCTTTCAATTATTGGAGGCATGCGGTTTTGA
- a CDS encoding DUF447 domain-containing protein, translating into MEVSELDKYGICDGISEIILTSGIKNPNAAPIGLIRKDNKVFIRLYKGSTTYENVKQDEIFAANVTCNPLLFVKSTFSNLENENFKYYHLNSTKIPLLKNSASSVIFRCGEIKHTEQAMTAEIIPMNAMANDYRPRAINRGLTAVIEAAVHATRYELTRNSDFLDLIDRCLETTYKCGGQREKDAAEILLNEIDEIKKRVAGGKDTE; encoded by the coding sequence ATGGAAGTTTCAGAACTTGACAAATACGGTATATGCGATGGAATTTCCGAGATCATATTGACATCTGGCATTAAAAATCCCAACGCTGCTCCAATTGGCCTGATTCGTAAAGACAACAAAGTCTTCATAAGACTTTATAAAGGTTCTACAACATATGAAAATGTGAAACAGGATGAAATTTTTGCTGCCAATGTGACCTGTAACCCTCTACTTTTTGTAAAATCGACTTTTTCCAATCTCGAAAATGAGAATTTCAAATACTATCACCTGAATTCAACAAAAATACCACTGCTAAAAAATTCAGCCAGCAGTGTTATTTTCAGATGCGGCGAAATAAAACATACAGAACAGGCCATGACAGCAGAAATCATTCCAATGAATGCAATGGCCAATGATTATAGACCAAGGGCCATTAACCGGGGCCTTACAGCAGTTATTGAGGCAGCTGTTCACGCTACTCGTTATGAATTAACAAGAAATAGTGATTTTCTCGACTTGATTGATAGATGTCTGGAAACTACCTACAAATGCGGAGGACAAAGGGAAAAAGATGCCGCTGAAATCCTCTTAAATGAAATTGATGAAATTAAGAAACGTGTAGCCGGAGGCAAAGACACTGAATAA
- a CDS encoding nucleoside deaminase — protein MEIAIEQARLGMRNNLGGPFGAVIVKDKTVISRAHNRVLDSNDPTAHAEIVAIRIASSKLGTFDLSDCEIYTTSYPCPMCMSALYWARIKTLYYGTTTTEVEKIGFDDGKIYRALCNDHTDTGMNMENMDSKICQQLLSEWEEKEDKYMY, from the coding sequence ATGGAAATTGCCATTGAACAGGCACGTCTGGGCATGAGAAACAATCTGGGAGGGCCTTTTGGAGCTGTAATTGTAAAAGATAAAACTGTAATCTCCAGAGCACATAACAGAGTGCTTGATTCTAATGATCCCACGGCTCATGCTGAAATAGTGGCAATCAGGATAGCCTCGTCAAAGCTGGGAACATTTGACCTGTCTGACTGCGAAATATATACTACCTCTTATCCATGCCCTATGTGTATGTCAGCTCTGTACTGGGCACGCATCAAAACGCTTTATTATGGGACAACAACAACCGAGGTAGAAAAAATCGGATTTGACGACGGAAAGATATACAGGGCCCTCTGTAATGATCATACTGATACAGGAATGAATATGGAAAATATGGACAGCAAAATATGCCAACAATTGCTGTCCGAATGGGAAGAAAAAGAAGACAAATATATGTACTGA
- a CDS encoding tetratricopeptide repeat protein, giving the protein MSFLKKWYDKVSRKKQFTALYRRGEEIYGNGYVLFEMGNYEEALDKYNEAAAIWGELENKLSELEDDMEDDLATLRKKSQNVLYSRCFVLYKMGKHEEALEVIDSFLEDDPQDAGKWFGHGFVMQSIGEHQKAIESFSKCLDLDSAFADAWYCKATLLYHNGEFTQALECYEMAAQHSDVKDFAFPRYSFLNINPKPKLKKDAAGILYGKGNTLFKLERFDEAIEAFNGAIDIEPESPKIWQGLANTYLKTGDKDRVNKAFAKLLELDPENSQAKDHIKPANPAEEKE; this is encoded by the coding sequence ATGAGTTTTCTGAAAAAATGGTACGATAAAGTATCCCGGAAGAAACAATTCACGGCTCTTTATAGACGTGGTGAAGAAATCTATGGGAATGGATATGTACTTTTTGAAATGGGCAATTATGAAGAAGCGCTGGATAAATACAATGAGGCGGCCGCTATATGGGGCGAACTGGAAAATAAATTAAGTGAGCTTGAAGATGATATGGAAGATGACCTGGCCACTTTGAGAAAAAAATCCCAGAATGTTCTTTATAGCCGTTGTTTTGTCCTTTACAAAATGGGAAAGCATGAAGAGGCTCTTGAAGTGATTGATAGTTTTCTTGAAGATGATCCGCAAGATGCCGGTAAATGGTTTGGACATGGATTTGTAATGCAATCGATAGGAGAACACCAAAAAGCGATTGAATCCTTTTCTAAATGTCTGGATCTGGATTCTGCTTTCGCAGATGCCTGGTATTGTAAAGCCACTCTTCTTTATCACAATGGTGAATTTACGCAAGCTCTTGAATGTTATGAAATGGCGGCCCAACATTCAGATGTCAAGGATTTTGCATTTCCGCGATATTCATTTTTGAACATAAATCCAAAGCCCAAACTTAAAAAAGATGCTGCAGGCATTTTATATGGGAAAGGTAATACTTTGTTCAAACTGGAACGGTTCGACGAGGCTATAGAAGCCTTTAATGGTGCCATTGATATAGAGCCAGAATCTCCCAAAATATGGCAGGGTCTTGCAAATACTTACCTGAAAACTGGAGACAAGGATAGGGTCAATAAAGCTTTTGCAAAGTTATTGGAACTTGATCCTGAAAACTCTCAGGCAAAAGATCACATAAAACCTGCCAATCCTGCTGAAGAGAAAGAGTGA
- a CDS encoding DNA-deoxyinosine glycosylase, translated as MAKKGLEPIIHQDTEILILGSLPGEESLRQQKYYANKGNDFWKLTGNAIGEELDNKEYPEKLRLLKEHKIGLWDVFREAERKGSGDSEIRYEVINDFSLLEVIAPNIRKILFNGKTRAGKYEYLLQEKGYDTAVLPSSSGANRQNRIEREKIWKQQLQC; from the coding sequence ATGGCAAAAAAAGGACTTGAGCCGATAATTCATCAGGACACCGAAATATTAATTCTGGGATCCCTGCCAGGAGAAGAATCCCTCAGACAACAAAAATATTATGCCAATAAAGGAAATGATTTCTGGAAGCTCACAGGTAATGCTATCGGAGAGGAACTTGACAATAAGGAATATCCAGAAAAATTAAGGCTCCTAAAAGAACATAAAATAGGCCTGTGGGATGTTTTCAGGGAAGCAGAAAGAAAGGGAAGTGGTGATTCTGAAATCAGGTATGAGGTTATCAATGATTTTTCCCTGCTTGAAGTGATAGCACCGAACATACGTAAAATCCTTTTCAATGGAAAAACAAGAGCCGGGAAATATGAGTATTTGTTACAGGAAAAGGGATACGATACTGCAGTATTGCCTTCATCCAGTGGAGCCAACAGACAAAACAGAATTGAAAGAGAAAAAATATGGAAACAGCAATTGCAATGCTGA
- a CDS encoding PAS domain-containing protein produces MKSVLEDIVNASPAIVFVWKEEDRWPVEFVSKNISLFGYTPDDFISGALRYSDIIHPDDLEMVTEEVEKHLESGDEQFNLTYRVLTGKKDVRWVEERTIIHHNPDNTYYEGIIMDITSRKMEEKKVIDGALEMKKALETVINSSPVIVFLWRAEDDWPVEFVSENITQFGYEVEEFTSDKLVYGDIVHPDDIEKVRQGMARCVAEGNRQFTKEYRILTKDGNVRWVDERTKIQQNDTGDVTYLQGIIVDITERKNVENALYLEEKRHEALLKLYAMSDSSIQKIMDYAREQAVSLTESKIGFLAFLDETETNYAVISWSNGKQSSDKAPAESYSIWDEALYHRTPIMNNEYLAEKDTDPKLIQRNLSVPIFEGSRIAGIVGVANKGQDYTSTDVRQLKLLMQGMWNIIQQKLADEELYQYMEDLKRSSEIKSVLSDVIKNSPAVVFIWWAEEDWPVEFVSENVTQFGYTVNDFLSGKLVYADIVHPYDLERVQKELAKRIDAGQTDFNQEYRIMTKFGDVRWIDERTFIKYDEDGKVTYLQGIIVDITERKHSDDFMHLQYDLDSVISSATSNSEIFNRLLDLALKITPIDSGALYLVDDKTGDLNLVAHHGLSEQFVNSTSHYERNSVQTRLVMSGQAVYKHHSELSAITTGKNLRYEGLHGTAIIPIRYHNEIIAALYLSSHSEYEIPDKSRHDLETIAKQIGEVLSNMHKEASAQKEISDLQILIDNVKEGITVTDKKGALLYTNKILEKWIRYSADELKKMDITDIYPLRYRHVLDSVNKPINQNRPYSEDIRLHSSTGREIPCRVTFKNIKWNEKDCILGIYEHINT; encoded by the coding sequence ATGAAAAGTGTACTTGAAGATATTGTCAATGCAAGCCCTGCTATTGTTTTCGTATGGAAGGAAGAGGACAGGTGGCCTGTGGAGTTCGTCTCGAAAAATATTTCTCTTTTTGGCTATACTCCCGATGATTTTATTTCAGGCGCCTTAAGGTACAGTGACATTATCCATCCGGATGACCTTGAAATGGTAACTGAAGAGGTGGAAAAACATCTGGAAAGTGGAGATGAACAGTTCAACCTTACCTATCGTGTCCTCACCGGGAAAAAAGATGTACGCTGGGTAGAAGAACGTACCATAATCCACCATAATCCGGATAACACCTACTATGAAGGTATTATCATGGATATTACTTCCAGGAAAATGGAAGAAAAAAAGGTCATTGATGGTGCCCTGGAGATGAAAAAAGCCCTCGAGACAGTAATCAATTCAAGCCCTGTAATTGTTTTCCTGTGGAGAGCAGAAGACGATTGGCCTGTGGAATTTGTCTCGGAAAACATTACACAATTCGGATATGAAGTTGAAGAATTCACATCAGACAAACTGGTGTACGGTGATATCGTTCACCCTGATGATATAGAGAAAGTTCGCCAGGGTATGGCCCGGTGTGTTGCAGAGGGTAACCGGCAGTTCACCAAAGAATATCGTATCCTGACAAAAGATGGAAATGTACGCTGGGTGGATGAACGCACAAAAATCCAGCAAAATGATACAGGTGATGTGACATACCTTCAGGGTATAATTGTTGATATAACAGAAAGAAAGAATGTGGAAAACGCTCTCTATCTTGAAGAAAAACGTCATGAAGCTCTTTTAAAACTATATGCCATGTCTGATTCCTCAATTCAGAAAATAATGGATTATGCGCGTGAACAGGCAGTCTCACTAACTGAAAGCAAGATTGGCTTTCTGGCATTCCTGGATGAAACGGAAACAAACTACGCGGTTATTTCCTGGTCAAACGGCAAACAAAGTTCCGATAAGGCTCCGGCAGAGAGTTACAGTATCTGGGATGAAGCACTTTACCATCGCACCCCCATAATGAACAATGAATATTTAGCTGAGAAAGATACTGATCCTAAATTAATCCAGAGAAATCTGAGCGTCCCCATTTTTGAAGGCAGTAGAATTGCAGGTATTGTGGGTGTTGCCAATAAGGGGCAGGATTATACATCTACAGATGTGAGGCAGTTAAAATTACTCATGCAGGGAATGTGGAATATAATCCAGCAAAAACTGGCTGATGAAGAATTATACCAGTATATGGAAGATTTGAAAAGATCAAGTGAAATAAAATCAGTCCTTTCTGATGTCATTAAGAACAGCCCTGCAGTCGTATTTATATGGTGGGCCGAAGAAGACTGGCCTGTTGAATTCGTTTCCGAGAACGTAACACAGTTTGGCTACACTGTGAATGATTTCCTGTCGGGTAAGCTGGTCTATGCCGACATAGTACACCCATATGACCTGGAAAGGGTCCAGAAAGAACTCGCAAAAAGAATTGATGCGGGGCAGACTGATTTCAATCAGGAATACAGGATAATGACGAAATTTGGAGATGTCCGATGGATAGACGAAAGGACTTTTATCAAATATGATGAGGATGGAAAAGTAACGTATTTGCAAGGTATCATTGTAGACATCACAGAAAGAAAGCATTCCGATGATTTCATGCACCTGCAGTATGATCTTGATAGTGTTATCAGCTCTGCCACATCAAATAGCGAGATATTCAACAGGCTACTGGATCTTGCACTGAAAATCACACCCATTGATTCAGGAGCCCTGTACCTTGTTGACGATAAAACAGGAGACCTGAACCTGGTAGCTCATCACGGGCTGTCTGAGCAATTTGTGAATAGTACCTCCCACTATGAAAGGAATTCTGTACAGACACGCCTTGTTATGAGTGGACAGGCGGTGTATAAACATCATTCCGAACTCAGCGCAATCACCACCGGCAAGAACCTCCGGTATGAAGGGTTGCATGGAACTGCAATAATTCCGATTCGATACCACAACGAGATAATAGCTGCTCTCTACCTATCCTCACATTCTGAATATGAAATCCCCGATAAATCCAGACATGATCTCGAAACGATAGCAAAACAAATCGGGGAAGTCCTATCAAATATGCACAAAGAAGCATCCGCCCAAAAGGAGATCAGTGATTTGCAGATATTGATTGACAATGTAAAAGAAGGGATCACTGTAACCGATAAAAAGGGAGCGTTGCTTTATACAAATAAGATACTTGAGAAGTGGATACGATACTCTGCAGATGAACTTAAAAAGATGGACATTACAGATATATATCCGCTGAGATACAGGCATGTCCTGGATTCCGTAAACAAGCCAATAAACCAAAACCGGCCTTATAGTGAAGATATCAGGTTACACTCCAGCACAGGAAGAGAAATTCCCTGCAGAGTAACTTTTAAGAATATAAAGTGGAACGAAAAGGATTGCATACTAGGAATCTACGAACATATCAATACATAA
- the rpl7ae gene encoding 50S ribosomal protein L7Ae, whose amino-acid sequence MEIMAKFDVPDELIDKALEAVEVARDTGKVKKGANEATKAVERGIAKLTVIADDVEPAEVVAHIGPLCEEKNAPYIYVKQQKELGAACGIGVGCAAVVITDAGKGAETIEDLAEKVSALK is encoded by the coding sequence ATAGAAATTATGGCAAAATTTGATGTTCCAGATGAACTAATAGATAAAGCTCTTGAAGCAGTAGAAGTTGCCAGAGATACTGGCAAGGTAAAAAAAGGAGCTAACGAAGCTACAAAGGCTGTAGAAAGAGGTATTGCAAAACTGACAGTCATTGCAGACGATGTCGAACCTGCAGAAGTAGTAGCTCACATTGGTCCCCTTTGTGAAGAAAAGAATGCACCTTACATCTACGTGAAACAGCAGAAAGAACTTGGGGCTGCCTGCGGAATAGGCGTTGGCTGTGCTGCAGTGGTAATTACAGATGCAGGTAAGGGCGCAGAGACCATCGAGGACCTGGCCGAAAAAGTCAGTGCCCTCAAATAA